One stretch of Lacrimispora sphenoides DNA includes these proteins:
- a CDS encoding aldose 1-epimerase family protein: MLVTLHDSKATAVIDSIGAQLISFKDSAGTEYIWQRDPQFWSKCSPLLFPIVGNCRNDRTILEGQTWEIPKHGFCREMDFSATEQTSTSVTFEIRDTEETKKIYPYSFRLSLVYTLTGGTIFMEYRVTNTDDRIIHYCLGAHPGFNCPMEDNAVFEDYDLVFEKEETISSMVYDSEHLEFNPGNRIDQLNESRSLSLTRELFKDDAIYFDDLQSRKVSIVNRNTGRGVEVSYPGFETVAFWTPYPAKAPFVCVEPWNGSAIYATEDDEFIHKNHVQTLSPGNTKSYSLSIGVL; this comes from the coding sequence ATGCTGGTTACACTTCATGATTCCAAAGCAACTGCTGTCATCGATTCCATCGGTGCCCAGCTCATTTCATTCAAAGATTCTGCCGGTACAGAATACATATGGCAGAGAGATCCCCAGTTCTGGAGCAAATGCTCTCCTCTTCTTTTTCCCATTGTGGGAAACTGCCGCAACGACCGGACCATTCTGGAAGGCCAGACATGGGAAATCCCTAAGCACGGTTTTTGCCGGGAAATGGATTTTTCCGCCACTGAACAGACAAGCACTTCCGTGACCTTTGAAATCCGGGATACAGAAGAAACAAAGAAGATTTATCCCTATTCCTTCCGTTTAAGTCTTGTCTATACTCTTACAGGCGGAACCATATTCATGGAATACCGGGTGACAAACACCGATGACCGGATCATACACTACTGTCTGGGCGCTCATCCTGGTTTTAACTGCCCTATGGAGGATAATGCCGTATTTGAGGATTATGATCTGGTGTTTGAAAAGGAGGAAACCATTTCCAGCATGGTATATGATTCTGAACATCTGGAATTTAATCCTGGAAACCGGATCGATCAGCTGAATGAAAGCCGTTCCCTTTCTTTAACCCGTGAATTATTTAAAGATGATGCCATCTATTTTGATGATTTACAGTCCAGAAAAGTTTCAATCGTAAACAGAAATACCGGCCGGGGTGTGGAAGTTTCCTATCCAGGCTTTGAAACCGTAGCTTTCTGGACGCCATATCCTGCGAAAGCGCCCTTTGTCTGTGTGGAACCATGGAATGGTTCTGCAATCTATGCAACGGAAGATGACGAATTCATTCATAAGAATCATGTGCAGACTTTAAGTCCCGGAAATACAAAAAGCTATAGCCTTTCCATAGGAGTTCTTTAA
- a CDS encoding LacI family DNA-binding transcriptional regulator produces MATIKELAKCCGVSVATVSNILNNKPGASDKTRKLVLEMAEKLDYTPNVVAKNLKLQKTRSIGVIAEDMTIFSIPDVIDGITDYCQELDYQILLTNLRLFKKYDDTYYNRDDYYGQVGLEIKKLMEKQVEGIIYVAAHERVIRCIPDTLPIPAVMAYGYSKSMKVPSVVVDDVHGAAEIMQYLLNHGHKRVGVITGKPDSLHAQARLVGYQQALFQNRILYDPGLVIEGDWTRESGYRCACQLLERGVTAIFCMNDLMAGGVYDRLEELGMNVGTDLSVAGYDDRELSGYYRPPLTTVRLPLHDIGHKASELVIGLINGQELETDAENVCSVGCRLLIRKSIKSIE; encoded by the coding sequence ATGGCAACCATAAAGGAATTGGCAAAATGCTGCGGTGTATCAGTGGCCACAGTTTCAAATATATTAAACAACAAACCTGGTGCAAGTGATAAGACTAGAAAACTGGTTTTAGAAATGGCTGAAAAGCTGGATTATACCCCTAACGTTGTTGCAAAGAACTTAAAGCTGCAAAAGACGAGAAGCATTGGGGTCATTGCGGAGGATATGACCATATTCAGCATCCCTGACGTAATAGACGGCATTACGGACTACTGCCAGGAGCTGGATTACCAGATACTTCTTACCAATCTAAGGCTGTTTAAAAAATACGATGATACTTATTATAACCGGGACGATTATTATGGGCAGGTAGGGCTTGAGATAAAAAAGCTGATGGAAAAACAGGTGGAAGGGATTATATATGTGGCTGCCCATGAGCGGGTCATTCGGTGCATCCCTGATACACTGCCGATCCCTGCCGTAATGGCTTACGGATATTCCAAAAGTATGAAGGTACCTTCTGTTGTGGTGGATGATGTCCATGGCGCTGCTGAAATCATGCAGTATCTGCTGAACCACGGCCATAAGAGAGTCGGGGTGATTACAGGAAAGCCGGACAGCCTTCATGCACAAGCCAGACTGGTGGGATATCAGCAGGCTCTTTTTCAAAACAGGATTTTGTACGATCCAGGCCTTGTGATCGAAGGGGACTGGACCAGAGAATCCGGGTACCGGTGTGCCTGCCAGCTCCTTGAAAGGGGAGTGACTGCCATCTTCTGCATGAATGACTTAATGGCAGGAGGGGTGTATGACCGCCTGGAGGAACTGGGCATGAACGTGGGCACTGACCTATCGGTGGCAGGATACGATGACCGGGAATTATCAGGGTATTACCGGCCCCCACTTACCACCGTAAGACTTCCTCTTCATGATATCGGGCACAAAGCCAGTGAACTGGTTATTGGCCTTATAAACGGGCAGGAGCTTGAGACTGATGCTGAAAACGTCTGTTCCGTTGGATGCAGGCTTCTGATTCGTAAATCGATAAAGAGTATTGAATAG
- a CDS encoding glycoside hydrolase family 43 protein: MDSRNFIKTPYNEPFIVRRADPYVYRHGDGSYYFTASVPEYDRIILRRSDTILGLKAEKEVTIWEKHEKGIMSAHIWAPELHYMEDRWYVYFAAGNSDDVWAIRPYVLECREQDPMTGTWRELGMMQPFDDFSFQDFSLDMTVFNHNGNWYCIWAEKVSVGKKISNLYIARMETPWKLSSEQVTLSTPDYAWERVGFWVNEGPAVIKHGDRIYVTYSASATGACYCMGLLSIDAGADLLDRNAWKKGREPVFKSVREAGIFGPGHNCFVKDEDGLQDIMVYHARQYDEITGDPLYDPNRHTYMMKVGWGDHGPVFDWKNIIR, encoded by the coding sequence ATGGACAGCCGTAATTTTATTAAGACCCCTTATAATGAACCTTTCATTGTCCGGAGAGCAGATCCTTATGTATACCGTCATGGAGACGGAAGCTATTATTTTACCGCATCAGTGCCGGAATACGACCGGATCATCCTTCGACGTTCGGATACGATCCTGGGATTAAAGGCTGAAAAGGAAGTGACTATCTGGGAAAAGCATGAGAAAGGGATCATGAGCGCCCATATCTGGGCTCCGGAGCTTCATTATATGGAAGACAGGTGGTACGTTTATTTTGCAGCAGGGAATTCGGATGACGTCTGGGCGATTCGTCCTTATGTGCTGGAATGCAGGGAACAAGACCCAATGACAGGGACCTGGAGGGAGTTAGGCATGATGCAGCCCTTTGATGATTTTTCATTTCAGGATTTTTCCCTGGATATGACGGTTTTTAATCATAACGGGAACTGGTACTGCATCTGGGCGGAAAAGGTCAGTGTGGGAAAGAAGATTTCAAACCTGTACATAGCCAGAATGGAGACGCCGTGGAAGCTTTCATCGGAACAGGTGACTCTTTCCACTCCTGACTATGCCTGGGAAAGGGTAGGGTTCTGGGTTAATGAAGGACCGGCGGTTATAAAGCATGGAGACAGGATCTATGTCACTTATTCTGCCAGTGCTACAGGGGCCTGCTACTGCATGGGGCTTTTGAGCATAGATGCAGGTGCAGATTTACTGGACCGGAATGCATGGAAAAAAGGCCGGGAGCCTGTATTTAAGTCCGTGCGGGAAGCCGGAATATTTGGTCCGGGACATAATTGTTTTGTAAAAGATGAAGACGGTCTTCAGGATATTATGGTATATCACGCAAGGCAGTACGATGAAATCACCGGAGACCCCCTTTATGATCCCAATCGGCATACTTATATGATGAAGGTTGGCTGGGGAGATCATGGTCCGGTATTTGATTGGAAGAATATTATAAGATAA
- a CDS encoding carbohydrate ABC transporter permease, with protein MGERNTANMQGRRKAATAALILLFAILAVLIILPIWVLFVASFKPGSDLLQYGLNLDIRFSRMSLDNYILLFAGQHEYWKWFFNSICLTVVTVVSTLLVSSFVGYGFAVYEFKGKKVLFVIVLLILSIPLEVVMLPLYKQMSSWKMMDSYAAIILPFVAHASTIFFFRQYLMSIPGSLLEAGRIDGATEYGIFYRLIVPLMKPAFSAMAILNGMNAWNNYLWPLLVIRSSEKYPLTLGLNTLINPYGDNYSLLIVGSVFSVVPIFLLFVAFQKYFIEGMMAGAVKG; from the coding sequence ATGGGTGAAAGAAACACAGCAAACATGCAGGGCAGAAGAAAGGCGGCCACCGCCGCACTGATCCTTTTGTTTGCCATCCTTGCCGTATTGATCATTCTTCCCATCTGGGTGCTGTTTGTAGCCAGCTTTAAACCGGGCAGTGATCTGCTGCAATACGGCCTTAATCTGGATATCCGCTTTTCAAGAATGAGTTTGGATAACTATATCCTTTTGTTTGCAGGGCAGCATGAATACTGGAAATGGTTCTTTAACAGTATCTGCCTTACCGTTGTCACGGTGGTGAGCACGTTGCTTGTAAGCTCCTTTGTGGGATACGGATTTGCGGTTTATGAATTCAAAGGAAAGAAGGTTCTGTTCGTCATCGTTCTTCTGATCCTCTCCATTCCCTTGGAGGTAGTCATGCTTCCCCTGTATAAACAGATGTCCAGCTGGAAGATGATGGACAGCTATGCCGCCATCATTCTTCCCTTTGTTGCCCATGCCTCCACGATCTTTTTCTTCCGGCAGTATCTGATGAGCATTCCGGGGTCTCTTTTAGAGGCAGGAAGGATCGACGGCGCCACCGAGTATGGGATTTTTTACAGACTGATCGTTCCTCTGATGAAGCCTGCTTTTTCCGCCATGGCCATTCTCAATGGAATGAATGCCTGGAACAATTACCTGTGGCCACTTCTGGTGATCCGATCTTCTGAAAAGTATCCTCTGACCCTGGGCTTAAATACGCTCATCAATCCTTATGGAGACAATTACAGCCTTTTGATCGTGGGTTCTGTTTTTTCGGTGGTACCCATATTCCTCCTGTTTGTGGCTTTCCAGAAATACTTTATTGAAGGTATGATGGCAGGGGCTGTGAAAGGGTAG
- a CDS encoding ABC transporter substrate-binding protein: MKKRVLAGLLCVAMAASMITGCNSAKGVSGETTKGVSSAGKKEMEVGGNDVTTLNVWTFIELHQNFYVSMAEKWNEAHPDKKVKLVLSNMPYDDMHNKLSLALESGEGAPDIVDIELGKFPAFMTGKIGLMELNDAIEPYRKNIVKSRLDIYTKDGKEYGFPTHVGTTVAFYNEKLLSDAGINYEDIKTWDQFKEAGVKYYETTGKYFACVETSAQWMVNLMLAQKGGDYVDENGKLNLASKEMAEVLEYIKGMQETGAFATIPGGQPDNEEAYPFYNSGDYAVQIMPFWQTSRYVNYMKDLKKQVAIATVPVWNESDKEIATIGGGGTGTAIVKSGKHAQLAAEVMAYIKLSEEANKEVWNVLGFDPVNTAVWSDTSLTQNPDNQFVQYFTNYPFDTLLKTKDSIGSLRAYTDEKYPSINNEFCNVTLNSIFEDGVDVTEALQSSQETLNNEFKE; encoded by the coding sequence ATGAAAAAGCGGGTATTAGCCGGGCTACTGTGTGTAGCGATGGCAGCATCCATGATCACTGGATGCAACAGCGCCAAGGGAGTTTCCGGGGAAACCACCAAAGGCGTATCTTCGGCAGGGAAAAAGGAGATGGAGGTAGGCGGTAATGATGTGACCACCTTGAACGTGTGGACCTTTATTGAACTGCATCAGAACTTCTATGTATCAATGGCGGAGAAGTGGAACGAAGCTCATCCCGATAAAAAGGTGAAGCTGGTGCTGAGCAATATGCCCTATGATGACATGCACAATAAACTGTCCCTTGCGCTGGAATCGGGGGAAGGGGCGCCGGATATTGTGGATATCGAACTTGGCAAATTCCCTGCATTTATGACAGGAAAGATCGGCCTCATGGAGCTTAATGATGCGATTGAACCTTACAGGAAGAATATCGTAAAATCGAGGCTGGATATTTACACGAAAGACGGGAAGGAATACGGTTTTCCGACCCATGTAGGGACAACGGTGGCATTCTACAATGAAAAGCTGTTAAGTGACGCAGGAATAAATTATGAAGATATTAAGACCTGGGATCAATTTAAGGAAGCAGGTGTAAAGTACTATGAAACTACCGGAAAATATTTCGCTTGCGTGGAAACCTCTGCCCAGTGGATGGTCAATCTGATGCTGGCTCAGAAGGGCGGGGACTATGTAGATGAAAACGGGAAACTCAATCTGGCAAGCAAGGAAATGGCGGAAGTGCTGGAATACATAAAGGGAATGCAGGAAACCGGCGCATTTGCAACGATTCCAGGCGGGCAGCCGGATAATGAAGAAGCATACCCATTCTATAACTCAGGAGATTATGCCGTTCAGATTATGCCGTTCTGGCAGACTTCCAGATACGTAAATTATATGAAGGATTTAAAGAAGCAGGTAGCCATTGCCACAGTACCGGTATGGAATGAAAGCGACAAAGAGATAGCCACCATCGGCGGAGGCGGTACTGGTACTGCCATTGTAAAATCAGGGAAACATGCACAGCTTGCGGCGGAAGTAATGGCTTATATCAAGCTTTCCGAGGAGGCCAACAAGGAAGTATGGAATGTGCTGGGCTTTGATCCGGTCAATACTGCGGTATGGTCTGATACCTCACTGACACAGAACCCGGATAACCAGTTTGTCCAGTATTTTACCAATTATCCCTTTGATACCCTGCTTAAAACAAAGGACAGCATTGGATCCTTACGAGCTTATACGGATGAAAAATATCCCTCTATCAACAATGAATTCTGCAATGTGACCCTAAACAGTATCTTTGAAGATGGGGTGGATGTGACAGAGGCTCTTCAATCCTCCCAGGAAACCCTGAATAATGAATTTAAAGAATAG
- a CDS encoding carbohydrate ABC transporter permease encodes MKKFFYSKKIAPYVFICPFVITVLLFWLVPICNGVLLSFQDILKEQWVGFDNYTRLLSDKIFMKALWNSFKYMAGTLLLLIPFPMLFATLLNSRLMKKADFFKSVYFIPALTSVVVAGTIFRLMFGESSTSLFNQVLVFFGAAPIKWLKGAGTSYFALLLLACWRWTGVNILYFLSGLQSIPSDLYEAAAIDGASKWQQFSKISVPLVKPTTVYVLTISIYAGLSMFLESNMLFKGNNSPNNIGLTIVGYLYRQGVEKRALGYACAVGLILLLVVMLVNIIQLKITGTFEEGRE; translated from the coding sequence ATGAAGAAATTCTTTTACTCGAAAAAGATAGCTCCTTATGTATTTATCTGCCCGTTTGTGATCACGGTATTATTGTTCTGGCTAGTGCCCATCTGCAATGGGGTCCTTTTAAGCTTTCAGGATATATTAAAAGAGCAATGGGTTGGATTTGACAATTATACGCGGCTGCTGTCTGATAAAATATTTATGAAAGCGTTGTGGAACAGCTTTAAGTATATGGCAGGAACGTTGCTCCTCCTGATTCCTTTTCCAATGCTGTTTGCGACCCTGTTAAACAGCAGATTAATGAAAAAGGCAGATTTTTTTAAATCTGTTTATTTTATACCGGCGCTTACTTCTGTTGTGGTGGCAGGTACAATTTTCCGCCTTATGTTCGGGGAGTCATCCACCTCTCTTTTTAACCAGGTGCTGGTTTTTTTTGGAGCGGCCCCAATAAAATGGCTGAAGGGGGCAGGAACCAGTTATTTTGCCCTTCTGCTTTTGGCCTGCTGGAGATGGACCGGAGTGAATATCCTGTACTTCCTTTCAGGTCTTCAGAGCATTCCTTCTGATCTATATGAAGCGGCTGCCATTGACGGTGCCTCCAAATGGCAGCAGTTTTCTAAAATATCCGTGCCGCTGGTCAAACCTACTACGGTTTACGTCCTTACGATCAGTATCTATGCGGGCCTTTCCATGTTTCTTGAAAGCAATATGCTGTTTAAGGGGAATAACTCCCCCAATAACATCGGTCTTACCATCGTCGGGTACCTTTACAGGCAGGGGGTTGAAAAAAGGGCTCTGGGTTATGCCTGTGCGGTTGGCCTTATTCTTTTATTGGTTGTTATGCTGGTAAATATCATTCAACTGAAGATCACAGGTACATTTGAAGAAGGGAGGGAATGA